A window of the Hevea brasiliensis isolate MT/VB/25A 57/8 chromosome 6, ASM3005281v1, whole genome shotgun sequence genome harbors these coding sequences:
- the LOC110666265 gene encoding serine/threonine protein phosphatase 2A 57 kDa regulatory subunit B' beta isoform-like, with amino-acid sequence MMNAHRNSPKASPGRISTTLKHLFDLDSKNNSNKLSSSPKIVRQSSSDPESEGILSLISHCSVIYTFTDPLESPSQQDIKRNKLIQLLSIVKSPKMSLPEQTLSPLVNMISANLFQSLPPSNNNAITADLLEDEEFASALSPTWPHLQLVYDILLRLVLNVDPKVLSNYIDQSFLTNVLCLFQSEDPRERESLKNVYHRIYSRFTFYRSFMRKSMNEAFLHYIFETEKHCGIGELLEIWGSIINGFTVPLKEEHKLFLMRVLIPLHKTKGMQLYHLQLSYCVNQFVQKEPMLGGIVVRGVLRYWPITNCHKEVLLIGELEELVDNIDPDHYRKLALPLCTQITRCLNSWNSQVAERALYIWNNEQFVKMANSAIEEVFPVVVEGMEKNLKWHWSKSVKQLTENVKAMLEEMDPSLYEKCLQEIGHKEYLAQQEEVKRKKRWERIELEAAKSQFLQPQKFICVSH; translated from the exons ATGATGAATGCTCATAGAAACTCTCCAAAAGCTTCTCCAGGTAGAATATCTACCACCTTGAAGCACCTATTTGATTTAGATTCAAAAAATAATAGTAACAAACTCTCTTCTAGTCCCAAAATTGTCAGGCAGTCTTCTTCAGATCCTGAAAGTGAAGGAATCCTGTCTCTTATATCTCATTGTTCTGTAATCTACACCTTCACTGATCCTCTAGAGTCTCCTTCTCAGCAAGATATCAAGAGAAACAAGCTCATACAGCTCCTTTCTATAGTAAAATCCCCCAAAATGTCACTTCCTGAACAAACTCTATCCCCTCTTGTAAACATGATTTCGGCCAACCTCTTCCAGTCTCTACCTCCGTCTAACAATAATGCCATCACCGCAGACTTACTTGAAGATGAAGAATTTGCTTCTGCTCTTTCACCCACATGGCCACATCTGCAACTCGTTTATGACATCTTGCTGAGGCTAGTCCTCAACGTGGATCCCAAGGTACTCAGCAATTATATCGATCAATCTTTTCTTACCAATGTGCTATGCCTCTTTCAGTCTGAGGACCCTAGAGAACGTGAGAGTTTGAAAAACGTTTACCACCGGATATATTCCAGGTTCACCTTCTACCGTTCATTCATGAGGAAATCAATGAATGAAGCCTTCTTGCACTATATTTTTGAGACTGAGAAGCACTGTGGGATTGGTGAACTGCTAGAGATATGGGGAAGTATCATCAATGGTTTCACAGTTCCACTAAAAGAGGAGCACAAGCTGTTCTTGATGAGAGTGCTTATTCCTCTACACAAGACCAAGGGAATGCAGCTTTACCATCTTCAGCTATCTTATTGTGTAAATCAGTTTGTGCAGAAGGAGCCAATGCTAGGTGGGATTGTGGTTAGAGGGGTGTTAAGGTATTGGCCTATCACCAATTGCCATAAGGAAGTTTTGCTTATTGGGGAATTAGAGGAACTTGTGGACAATATAGATCCTGATCATTATAGAAAGTTGGCTTTGCCTCTATGCACCCAAATTACTAGATGCTTGAACAGTTGGAACTCACAG GTCGCAGAGCGTGCATTATACATATGGAACAATGAACAATTTGTGAAGATGGCAAATTCAGCAATAGAAGAGGTGTTTCCTGTAGTGGTGGAAGGCATGGAGAAGAACCTGAAGTGGCACTGGAGCAAGAGTGTGAAGCAATTGACAGAAAATGTAAAGGCAATGCTAGAAGAAATGGATCCAAGTTTATATGAGAAGTGCCTGCAGGAGATTGGCCACAAAGAATACCTGGCTCAGCAAGAAGAGGTCAAAAGGAAGAAAAGATGGGAAAGAATAGAATTGGAAGCAGCCAAGAGCCAGTTCCTCCAACCACAGAAGTTTATATGTGTTTCTCATTGA